One Spirosoma oryzicola DNA segment encodes these proteins:
- a CDS encoding TOMM propeptide domain-containing protein, producing the protein MNNTIEQQETGIELMKTLAQKAWESSAFKEQLIKNPVATIEQVTGKNVTMLVDKRIVVEDQTDESLVYFNIPAKPNFDDLVLTEEQLETISGGTSMVCGAYVLGVAIGYAVCWALSD; encoded by the coding sequence ATGAATAATACAATAGAACAACAAGAAACAGGTATAGAGCTAATGAAAACTTTGGCTCAGAAAGCTTGGGAAAGTTCAGCTTTCAAAGAGCAATTAATAAAAAATCCTGTGGCGACAATCGAGCAAGTTACTGGGAAAAACGTAACGATGCTTGTTGATAAAAGAATTGTCGTAGAAGATCAAACGGATGAGTCTCTGGTTTATTTCAACATTCCAGCAAAACCCAACTTTGATGATCTAGTATTAACTGAAGAGCAGTTAGAAACAATTTCTGGAGGAACTTCTATGGTGTGTGGTGCATATGTGCTTGGCGTTGCCATTGGGTATGCAGTATGTTGGGCTCTTTCTGATTAA
- a CDS encoding NHLP leader peptide family RiPP precursor — translation MEFIQEQNLNAQVIQKAWEDTQFKSELMTNPVGAMERLTGHKINLPEGKKLVVVDQTDNSTVYFNIPTQVDTNNLELNEEQLEMVAGGSTPFCAIGYGFVVGIALWSATHE, via the coding sequence ATGGAATTTATACAAGAACAAAATTTGAATGCTCAAGTCATTCAGAAGGCTTGGGAAGATACTCAGTTTAAGAGTGAATTGATGACAAATCCAGTGGGAGCGATGGAAAGGCTCACGGGTCATAAAATTAATTTGCCCGAAGGTAAAAAACTGGTAGTAGTGGACCAAACAGACAATTCTACGGTTTACTTTAACATTCCTACCCAAGTAGATACTAATAATTTAGAATTAAATGAAGAGCAACTGGAAATGGTTGCAGGTGGCTCGACCCCCTTTTGTGCGATAGGTTACGGGTTTGTAGTTGGGATAGCTCTTTGGTCAGCAACTCACGAATAA